In a single window of the Anaerotruncus rubiinfantis genome:
- a CDS encoding C4-dicarboxylate TRAP transporter substrate-binding protein has translation MKKIALLLALMMMFSACGSKAPAASSGAGASQPAASASQPAQSEQEHVLLKLNHVQSNTDPAHAAFEELAKNVMERSNGTLEIQVYANSELGSNKDNLEQIKNGANIIANADPALMADYVPDYSVMNGPFLFKSNDDLQKLYNSAWHDGIEEKCSEQGIKVLAMNWYFGERHIISKKPVQTPADLKGMKVRVPSATMWAETMKAMGAVPTTLQWSEVYSGLEQGVVEAAEAPLSTIYTSKLQEAAKNVSLTGHFTGIIGLEMSQQIWDSLSDEHKTILTEEVAKQGEKYSAGVIADEESWKQKLIDEGVTVHEVDRAPFAEAAKAAYDKFPEWTPGLYETVQEALK, from the coding sequence GAAAAAGATTGCTTTGCTACTCGCCCTTATGATGATGTTCTCGGCCTGCGGGTCGAAGGCTCCGGCAGCTTCGTCCGGCGCGGGCGCTTCTCAGCCGGCCGCGTCCGCATCCCAGCCGGCGCAATCCGAACAGGAGCACGTGCTCCTGAAGCTCAATCACGTCCAGAGCAACACCGACCCCGCGCACGCGGCGTTTGAAGAACTGGCGAAGAATGTGATGGAGCGCTCGAACGGCACGCTGGAAATCCAGGTCTATGCGAATTCTGAGCTGGGCAGCAACAAGGACAACCTGGAGCAGATCAAAAATGGCGCGAATATCATTGCCAATGCCGACCCGGCGCTGATGGCTGACTATGTTCCCGACTACAGTGTCATGAACGGACCGTTCCTCTTCAAATCGAACGACGACCTGCAGAAGCTCTATAATTCCGCGTGGCATGACGGCATCGAGGAGAAATGCAGCGAACAGGGAATCAAAGTGCTGGCGATGAACTGGTATTTCGGCGAGCGGCATATCATCTCGAAAAAGCCGGTCCAGACGCCCGCCGACCTCAAAGGCATGAAAGTGCGCGTCCCGTCTGCAACCATGTGGGCTGAAACGATGAAAGCCATGGGCGCTGTTCCGACCACTCTGCAGTGGAGCGAAGTTTACAGCGGCCTGGAACAGGGCGTTGTGGAAGCCGCGGAAGCGCCGCTCTCAACCATCTACACTTCGAAACTGCAGGAAGCGGCCAAAAACGTTTCGCTGACCGGTCACTTCACCGGCATCATCGGCCTGGAGATGTCCCAGCAGATTTGGGATTCGCTGTCCGACGAGCATAAAACCATCCTCACTGAAGAGGTAGCCAAGCAGGGGGAAAAATACAGCGCGGGAGTTATCGCGGATGAGGAATCCTGGAAACAGAAATTGATCGACGAAGGCGTGACCGTCCACGAGGTCGACCGCGCGCCGTTTGCCGAGGCTGCGAAGGCTGCGTACGACAAATTCCCCGAGTGGACCCCTGGACTTTATGAAACCGTTCAGGAAGCGCTGAAATAA